The Diadema setosum chromosome 1, eeDiaSeto1, whole genome shotgun sequence genome has a window encoding:
- the LOC140230185 gene encoding tyrosyl-DNA phosphodiesterase 1-like, producing MASLDDDEALARQLQHEFDTEEEQEKQDMAMAQALAAGHNISDSDSDGEEKLPLRKLASKSSFVSEHSVSDSDSDATFIEEEEEDDRDQNFNDNHPKRAKSKRKHSTDSDSDAIDGEPSTSSRIRGKMRVSEKENSSSPKRLKRDDTVLLDEGESSASSKPECQYGKQCYRKNPSHQREFKHTGKDGNSSTQRQKKSSSGARTSPLSCPEVVERVSPYGFVLTKVHGIDDIYNNTCAVHIQDILHPCMGQLVASAHFNYMFDIPWLMKQYPREFRDKPILLVHGEQREGKVALDKAAKPYPNVNLCQAKLEIMFGTHHSKMMFLLYTNGMRVVIHTANIIDIDWHQKTQGVWISPLFPKLPSGKQGSGSGESATFFKRDLLAYLTAYRAPSLQEWKTHVSEHDMSQAKVHIVASVPGRHVGEAKDKWGHLRVRKLLRQYGPIDKSVSGWPVIGQFSSIGSLGPEKSKWLCAEWFQSMSSAKGQVGSHVLDVNTKHMKLIFPCSDNVRTSLEGYPAGGSLPYSIQTAKKQLYLHSFFHQWKASEMGRSRASPHIKTYTRLSPDNQKIAWFMVTSANLSKAAWGALEKNGSQLMIRSYEIGVMMLPSNFSKTREAFPLSSDRSDKECPNFPLPWDAPLTPYGSGDRPWIWDIPYTDKPDTNGNAWVPGRR from the exons ATGGCTAGTCTAGACGATGATGAAGCTCTTGCACGGCAGCTGCAGCATGAG TTTGACACAGAGGAAGAACAGGAGAAGCAGGACATGGCAATGGCACAAGCCTTGGCAGCAGGCCACAATATTTCAGACTCCGACTCAGACGGGGAGGAGAAGCTCCCATTGAGGAAGCTTGCAAGCAAATCCAGTTTTGTTTCCGAGCACAGTGTCAGCGATTCCGACTCTGATGCAACCTTCAtcgaggaagaggaggaagatgacAGAGATCAAAATTTCAATGACAATCATCCTAAGCGTGCCAAATCTAAGAGAAAACACTCCACGGACTCTGATTCTGATGCCATCGATGGTGAACCAAGTACGTCATCAAGAATTCGCGGAAAGATGAGAGTGTCCGAGAAAGAGAATTCCTCTTCCCCGAAGAGACTTAAGAGAGATGATACGGTCCTACTGGATGAGGGGGAATCAAGTGCATCCAGCAAACCGGAATGTCAGTATGGGAAACAATGCTACAGGAAAAATCCCTCACACCAAAGAGAATTCAAGCATACAG GAAAAGATGGTAACAGTTCGACACAAAGGCAGAAGAAGTCCAGTTCTGGGGCGCGAACTTCTCCCCTGTCCTGCCCGGAAGTCGTGGAAAGAGTGTCCCCCTATGGATTTGTCCTGACCAAAGTGCATGGAATTGATGACATATACAACAACACTTGTGCTGTCCATATTCAAG ATATCCTGCACCCTTGTATGGGTCAGCTTGTAGCCTCGGCTCACTTCAATTACATGTTTGACATACCTTGGCTGATGAAGCAATATCCCAGAGAGTTCAG GGACAAACCAATATTACTGGTGCATGGTGAGCAGAGGGAGGGGAAGGTTGCCCTAGACAAGGCTGCCAAGCCGTACCCAAATGTCAACCTCTGCCAGGCAAAACTGGAGATAATGTTTGGTACCCATCACAG CAAAATGATGTTCCTTCTCTACACCAACGGCATGAGAGTGGTCATCCACACAGCCAACATCATTGACATTGACTGGCACCAAAAGACACAGGG GGTCTGGATCAGTCCTCTCTTTCCCAAGCTCCCTTCAGGGAAGCAGGGCTCGGGCAGCGGCGAGTCGGCAACGTTCTTCAAGAGGGACCTCCTGGCGTACCTGACGGCATACAGGGCGCCCTCTCTTCAGGAGTGGAAGACCCACGTGTCGGAGCACGACATGTCACAGGCCAA GGTGCACATCGTAGCCTCGGTTCCCGGAAGACATGTAGGGGAAGCCAAGGACAAGTGGGGGCATTTGAGAGTACGAAAG CTGCTTCGACAGTATGGACCCATCGACAAGAGTGTCAGCGGATGGCCCGTGATTGGCCAGTTCTCCAGCATCGGCTCTCTCGGGCCGGAAAAGAGCAAGTGGCTGTGTGCAGAGTGGTTCCAGAGTATGTCAAGTGCCAAAGGTCAAGTGGGGTCACATGTTTTAGATGTAAACACAAAGCATATGAAGTTG ATCTTTCCATGTTCTGACAATGTCCGTACAAGTTTGGAAGGTTATCCTGCAGGGGGCTCTCTTCCCTACAGCATCCAGACAGCAAAGAAACAGCTGTATCTCCACTCCTTCTTTCA TCAGTGGAAGGCGTCTGAGATGGGGCGGAGCAGGGCATCACCCCACATCAAGACGTACACCAGACTCTCCCCTGACAACCAGAAGATTGCATGGTTCATGGTGACAAG TGCCAACCTGTCCAAGGCTGCATGGGGGGCTCTAGAGAAGAATGGTAGCCAGCTGATGATTCGCTCCTATGAGATTGGCGTGATGATGCTCCCCAGCAACTTT AGCAAGACCAGAGAGGCTTTTCCTCTAAGCAGTGACAGGTCAGACAAGGAATGTCCAAACTTCCCCCTACCCTGGGATGCACCCCTCACACCTTATGGCAGTGGAG ATCGGCCCTGGATCTGGGATATCCCCTACACTGATAAACCGGACACTAATGGGAATGCCTGGGTTCCTGGAAGGAGATGA